A window of the Ammospiza nelsoni isolate bAmmNel1 chromosome 29, bAmmNel1.pri, whole genome shotgun sequence genome harbors these coding sequences:
- the PFN1 gene encoding profilin-1 has translation MSGWAPYVETLLADGTCQDAAIVGYRDTPAVWAAAPGKTFANITPAEVAALVGPERGPLLVQGLTLGGLRCSVIRDSLLVEGEHSMDLRTKGAAGAPTYNITAAITNKTIVLAMGKEGVHGGCVNKKCYEMANHLRRSQY, from the exons atgaGCGGGTGGGCGCCCTACGTGGAGACGCTGCTAGCGGACGGCACCTGCCAGGATGCCGCTATCGTCGGCTATCGCGACACCCCTGCCGTCTGGGCCGCCGCCCCCGGCAAGACCTTCGCCAATATCACG ccagcGGAGGTGGCGGCGCTGGTGGGCCCCGAGCGGGGCCCGCTGCTGGTGCAGGGGCTGACGCTGGGGGGGCTGCGCTGCTCCGTCATCCGCGACTCGCTGCTGGTGGAGGGCGAGCACAGCATGGACCTGCGCACCAAGGGGGCTGCTGGAGCGCCCACCTACAACATCACGGCTGCCATCACCAACAAGA CCATCGTGCTGGCCATGGGCAAGGAGGGCGTGCACGGCGGCTGCGTCAACAAGAAATGCTACGAGATGGCCAACCACCTGCGGCGCAGCCAGtactga